The genomic region GCCCAGCAGCGGCAGCACAGCCACCGCCAGGATGAGAATGCCCATGCCCCCCAGCCACTGCAAGAAGGTGCGCCAGATGTTGACGGAGACGGGCAGTGTGTCCAGACCGGTCATCACGGTCGATCCGGTGGTGGTCAAGCCCGAGACGGCCTCGAAGTACGCATGCGTGAAGGACATGGGCTGCCCGATGTAGTGCCCCGCCAGCATCAGCGGCGCGGCCGCAAACAGGGGCAGCAGCAGCCATACCAGTGACACCAGCATCACGCCATGGCGCGGCTGCAGCTCACGGCGAAAGACGCGAAAGCTCCACCACAGCCAGCCCCCGGCAAAGGCCGTGGCCGCCATGCACTGCGGGTACACAAACCACAGGCCGTCCTGGGTCCACCACGACACGGCCAGGGGCAGCGCCAGGGCAGAGGCAAAAATCATCACCAGAATGCCCAGCACGCGCAGCACGGGAAACATGTCCACCATAGCGGCCCCGCTGCGTCAGAAAAACGTGGCGCTCACGCGGAAGAGCTTTTCCACCTCGCGCACCAGGCGCTTGTGCGGCAGGAAGAAGACCACATGGTCATTGCTCTCCAGCACGGTGGAGCTGCGCGGAATGATCACCTGCGGCGCGGGCAGGCCTGCCGCCTGGGCGGCTTCCTGCCCTTCGCCTGGTTCACCGATTTCACTCACGGCCTGGGCTCCATCGGGCAGGCCGCGCACGATGAGCCCCATGTGCACATCGCGCGGCAGGGCCAGGTCGCTCACCTTGCGGCCCACCACGCGCGAGGTCTTGCGGTCGCCGCGCACCACAATCTCCAGCGCCTCGGCCACGCCCCGGCGCAGGCTGTGCACGGCCTGCACATCGCCCTGGCGCACAAAGGCCAGCAGTTCGCCCAGCATGGCCTGCGCGGGCGACAGCGCAATGTCGATCTGCGTGCCGTGCATCAAATCAGCATAGCTGCGGCGGTTGATGAGCGCCAGCACGCGGCTCGCGCCCATGCGCTTGGCCAGCAGGCAGGACATGATGTTGTCCTCATCATCGTCGGTGAGCGCCAGGAACAGGTCCACCTCTTCCACGCCCTCGTCGCCCAGCAGGTCCTCATCAGTGGTATCGCCCTGCAGCACCAGCACGTCTGGCGGCAGCACCGAGGCCAGCTCCACACAGCGCTGCGGGTCAGACTCGATCACCTTGACGTGGAACCGCCCCTGCTGGCCCAGTTGCTGGGCCAAACGCAGCCCCACGCGCCCGCCCCCGGCAATCATGATGCGGTGCACGGGCGAGGCAGGTGCTGCATTGCGCCGGTGCAGGGCCGACAGCACATGGGCAATGTGCTCCTGCGCCGCCAGCACAAACACCTCGTCGCCGGGTTCGATGCGCGTGTCGCCCGCGCAAGCCACAAAGCGGTCGGGCTCGTCCGGAAAGCGGCGGTAGATGGCCACCAGCCGCACGGCCACATCGGGCGCGCTGGCACGCAGCTCGGCAATGGTGCCGCCCACCATGGGTGCGCCCAGCTGCGCGCGCACCGACACCAGACAGGCGCGGCCACCCGCAAACTCGCGCACCTGCATGGCCTCGGGGTAGTCGATGAGCTTGCCGATGTAGCGCGTGAGCGATTCCTCGGGGCAGATGATGCGGTCCACCGCAAAACCCTCGGCGCCCAGCAGGCGCTCGTCGCCCTCCAGCCCGGTGGAGCGCACCCGCGCAATGCGGGTGGGAATGTGGAACAGCAGCTGCGCGATCTTGCAGCACACCAGATTGGTTTCGTCCTGCGCGGCGCAGGCGATCAGCATGTCGGTGTCCTGCGCACCGGCCTCGGCCAGCACGGCAGGCTCGATGCCGTTGCCCACCACCCCGCGCAGGTCAAAGCGCGACTCCAGATCGCGCAGGCGCTCGGCATCGGTGTCGATGACGGTGATGTCATTGCGCTCGGACACCAGGGAATCGGCCACCGTCTCGCCCACGCGGCCCGCCCCGAGGATGATGATTTTCATGCGGTCAGCGAGATGGGTGGGTAAGAGGGTTCAAGGCTTTTTGGGCTGCAGCGCTTATCTGACAAGCGCAAGCAGCTATCAAAAATGCAGCACCATCAGCTGCGCACTTCGCCCTCGCCCAGCACCACGTACTTGAGCGAAGTCAGCCCCTCAATGCCCACTGGCCCGCGTGCGTGGAACTTGTCGGTGCTGATGCCAATTTCCGCCCCCAGGCCAAACTCGAAGCCATCGGCAAAGCGTGTGCTGGCGTTCACCATCACGCTGGCCGAATCCACCTCGCGCAAAAACTGCTGGGCGTGCATGTGGTCGCGCGTCAGGATCGCATCGGTGTGGTGGCTGCCGTAACGGTTGATGTGCGCAATGGCTTCATCCACCCCCGCCACCACCTTCACGCTGATGATCGGAGCCAAGTATTCCTCGCTCCAGTCCTGCTCCGTCGCGGCTACCAATTTGGCACCCGCCACCGATTGCAGGATGGCCAGCGATTCAGGGCAGCCGCGCATCTCCACGCCCTTGGCGGCATAAACGGCGCCGATCTTGGGCAAAAACTCAGCCGCCACACCGCGCGCCACCAGCAGGCCCTCGCTCGCATTGCAGGGGCTGTACTTGTTGGTCTTGGCGTTGTCGGCCACCTTCACCGCCATGGCGATGTCGCACGGGTCGTCCACATAGGTGTGGCAATTGCCGTCCAGGTGCTTGATGACGGGCACCTTGGCCTCGCGGCTGATGCGCTCGATCAGGCCCTTGCCGCCACGGGGGATGATCACATCCACAAACTCAGGCATGGCAATGAGCTGGCCCACGGCCTCGCGGTCGGTGGTCTGCACCAGCTGCACCGCATCTTGCGGCAGGCCCGCCTCGGCCAGTGCCTGCTGCACCAGCTTGGCCAGCGCCCGGTTGGAATCAATGGCTTCCGAGCCGCCACGCAAGATGCAGGCATTGCCGCTCTTGATGCTCAAGGACGCGGCCTCGATGGTCACGTTGGGGCGGCTCTCGTAAATCATGCCGAACACGCCAATCGGCACCCGCATCTGCCCCACACGGATGCCGCTGGGCTGCTGCTTCATGCCAATGATCTCGCCAATCACATCGGCCATGGCCGCCAGCTGCTCGCAGCCCTGGGCGCAGGTCTCCAGCACCTTGGGGCTGAGCTTCAAACGGTCCACCATCGGCTCGGCCAGCCCGGCAGCGCGCGCGCGGTCCAGATCACGGGCGTTGTCCACCTGCAGCGCTTCGGTCTGCTCACGCAGCAAACGGGCCAGGGCTAGCAACGCTTTGTTTTTGATAGCTGCCGGCGCTTTCGCCATCAGCGCAGAGGCCGTTTTTGCCTGGAGACCGAGGGATTGCGTGTATTCAGCGACATTGAGGGCGTTCATCCCACGATTTTGCCGCATTGGGCCTTACCCTTGCGGCCTGCCCCGTTGCACACCACATCACGACCATGACCGACACCGCTTCGACCCAACTCACCACCCTGGCCCAAGCCCTGCAAGCCTTCGAACGCGGCGACCACACCGCCGCCGCCCTGAGCACCCTGGCCCGCCAGCAAACCACGCTGCTCGCCGCCCTGCCCCCGCGCTACAGCGAGGTGCTGCTGAACCTGCTGGACCGGCTGGAATCCAGCGCGCTGTTTTCGGAAGAAAGCTGCTCGTTCAGCCAGAAGGACTTGGTAGCAAACCTGACGATGTGGGTGGAAAAAGCCCAAGCCACGTTAGACGTCATTGCACCATGAGCCATAACCTACTCTTGTGGCGCTGGTCAGAAGCCTTTGATACGCCAGCGAAGCGAAAGAAAGCGAAATTGAAGTTCGGTGATATCACCACAAGTTTTGCGGCGCACGGCCACCATCCAGCAATTGGCCATGCAGATATCGATGATTTCAAAAATGAGATTGAGGCGGTATTTGGGTCAGATGAAGTTGCTCGTCCGTTCGTTCTAGAGCTGTATGAACAATGTGCGGTCATAAGCTATTCATCATCAGTACGGTTTGATCTTGTTCCCAAGGTGGCAGGCATCGGGAAGAAGTTTGGCCTGAACGCATCGGAGTTTTAAGTTGAAAACCATGCGTCAAATCACCTAGCCGTGTAGGGCGGAGCGCCCAGGCTTCGACAAGCTCAACCCGAACGGACGGCGGCGTGACTGGGGGCCAAAAACTCCAGGCAATCACTACCAATTTCATAGCTGCCTGAGCTTATTCCACAAGCGCTAGTAGCCAAAAAATCCTCAAATCTCCGCCCGCCCCAACCACTTCTCCCGCGCAATATAAGCCCGCACCCCCAACCCCATGAACGGCTGCGGCGGCATACGCGTCGGCCCGCCCAACGCCAAGGCATGCGCCAACAACGGATGGTCCTGCCCCAGCGCCAAATCCGCCGCCAACGCCCCCAGGGCCGTGAACTTGACCACCCCCGCCCCATTGCACCCGGCGACGCCATGCACCTGCGGGGCCAACCGCCCCCAGCGCGGCGCGCCGTTGCGGGTGATGGCGATGGAGCCCTCCCAAAAATGCTCCAGCGCCACATCGCCCAGTTGCGGAAAACGCGCGGCAAACACGGCGGCATGCTCACGCCGCACCCGCTCACGCACCGCAGGGCTGACGCGGAAATGCGGCGCATATTCAAAGCCCTGGCGCACCAGAATGCGGTGATCATCCGTGTAGCGCAGCGTGGCGCCTGTCACGGCACTGGCGGGCGTCACGCCCCAGCCCTCGGGCGCGCCCAAGCGGCTGCGCTGCTCGGGCGTGAGCGGCGCGGTGAGCGAGCCGAAGGTGACCAGCGGAAACGTCTCCGCCCCCCAGGCACTGCCAAACAAGCCCAGCTGCTGCGCAAAGCCATTGGCCGCCAGCAGCAACTGCGGCGCACGCACGCGGCCGTGCGGGGTATGCGCCACCACCTTGCCGCTGGATAGATCCAGCCGCTGTACCGGCGTTTGCTCGTGCAGGGTGACGTTGGCGGGCAGCGCATCGGCCAGGCCCCGGCACAGCGCGGCGGGGTTGAGCAGCACGGTGCCCGGCGTGTAGAGCCCGGCAGCAAAGTAGCGGGTGCCCAGGCGTGCGGCCAGAGCATTGCGGTCCAGCAATTCGTGCGGCGCACCCAGGGCGCGCAGCTCATCCACATGGTGCTGCAGCGTGCGCTCCGCGGCGGGCGATACGGCGCAGTGGTACTTGCCTGCGCGGCGCCACTGGCAGTCGATGCGGTGCTGCGCCACCAGCCGCTCCAGGTCGTTCATGCCCGCCGTGAGCAAGGCCTGGTAGTGCGCGGCCTGGCGCAGCTCTTCAAGCGAGCTGCCAATGTTGTGCGGCACATCAATCGCAAAGCCCGAGTTGCGGCCCGAGGCGTTGTTGCCCACGGTGCCTGCATCCACCACCACGATGTGGGCGTGCGGGCGCAGCTCGGCCAGGCGGCGCGCAGCGGCCAGGCCCGCAAAGCCCGCGCCCAGCACCAGCCAGTCGGCCTGCACATCGCCCTGCAGCGCGGGGCGTGGTGTGCGCGGGGGCAGGATGGCGGACCAGCCGTTGGTGGCGTCGTCGTGGGGCAGACGCAAAGGCCGGGAACCCTGCGAGGGCCGCAGGGTGAAATCCGCAGGCGCCATCACCGGGCCGCGCTGGTCAGACGGCAGAGCTGGAAGGCCAGACGCTGCAGGGCCTGCCAGCCGTCCTGCGGCCAGTCGGGCACCTTCAGGCCCTTGACGATGCCGTCCACGATGTGGGCGGATTGCAGCAGGCGCGCCAGGGCAGCATCGCTGGCCTTGGGCAGGATGCGTTCAAACAGCCGCTCCTTGGGGCCCCAGATGCGGTTCTCGCGCAGGGCCATGGGCAGGGGCTTGCCTGCGTTCATGGCGTCTTTCACGCGCTTCAGGGCACGGATGTCTTCGGCCAGCGCCCAGTGCACCAGCACTTCGGCCTCGCCCTCGGCCTGCAGGCCGTCCAGCATGCGCTGCACACGGCCGGTCTGCCCGGCCAGCACCGATTCGGACAGCTTGAACACGTCATAGCGCGCCACGTTGAGCACGGCGGCTTCGACTTGGGCTTGCGTCAATTCACCCGCCGGGTGCAGCAGGGCGAGCTTTTGAATCTCCTGGTGCGCAGCCAGCAGGTTGCCTTCCACCCGGTCGGCAAAGAACTGCAGGGTGCGCTGGCCTTCCTCGCCCGCCACCACGCGCTGACCCTGTGCTGCCAGACGCTGGGCAATCCACTGCGGCAACTGGCCGCGCTCGATGGGGTCGATCTGGATGGAGATGCCGTTGCCCTCCAGCGCGGCGAACCAGGCGCCGGTCTTGGTGGCTTTATCGAGGCGCGGCAGCATGACCATGGTGAGCGTGCTGTCGTTGCCCCGGGCCGATTCGGCCACCTGCTGCAGCGCCACACTGCCATCTTTGCCGGGCTTGCCCGAGGGGATGCGGATTTCGACGATCTGCTTGTCAGCAAACAGGCTCAAGCTTCCGCCTGCGGCGAGCACGGCGCTCCAGTCAAAGTGGGCACCGGCCACGGTGTAGCTGCTGCGCTCGGTGTAGCCCTGGGTGCGGGCGGTGGCGCGGATGGCGTCTGCGGCTTCCTGCTGCAGCAAGGGCTCGTCGCCGTGCAGCACGTACAGCGGCGCCAGGCCCTTTTGGAGATGTGTGTGAAGTTGGGCCAAAGCGACTTGCATGGGCAAAGTTTATCGCCCCCCGGCTCACACTCCGGGGGTATGGCCTTATTGGGCTCCAGCGCTTGACAGACAAGCGCAAGCAGCTATCAACTCAATAGCACCCACCCGCGCATGCCTCCACAGGCGAGCCCCCGCCTCAGAAGCTCTCCCACTCATCATCACTCCCCTTGCCCGCTGCAGGTGCAGGCGCCGCGGCCTTGGCCGGTGCGGGCGCCTTGGCGCTGCTGGTGAGCTTGGCCGCTGGCGCTGCCTTGGGGGCCGCCACAGCCTTGGCGGGAGCGGGGGCAAAGCGCTGGGCCGGTGTGGGGCGGGGTGCAGGCGCCGGAGCCGGGATGGCGGCACGGGCACTGCCGCTGGACCCCACGTTGAACACGGCCACCACTTCGGCCAGCCGCTGCGCCTGGTCGCGCATGGAGGCTGCGGCTGCGGTGGATTCTTCCACCAGCGCGGCGTTTTGCTGGGTCATCTGGTCCAGGTTGGCCACGGCCTGGTTGACCTGGGCAATGCCGTCGCGTTGTTCTGTAGACGATGCGGTGATTTCGCCAATGAGGTCGCTGACGCGGCGCACGCTGGCGACGATTTCGTCCATGGTCTTGCCGGCCTGGGCGACTTGTTCGGAGCCGCTTTCAACGTTTTCGACCGATTTGCCAATGAGGGTCTTGATTTCCTTGGCGGCTTCGGCGCTGCGCCCGGCCAGGTTGCGTACTTCGCTGGCCACCACGGCAAAGCCGCGGCCTTGTTCGCCTGCGCGGGCGGCTTCCACGGCGGCGTTCAGCGCCAGGATGTTGGTCTGGAAGGCAATGCCGTCAATGACGCCGATGATGTCGCTGATCTTGCGGCTGCTTTCGGTGATCTGCTGCATGCTGGTGACCACCTGGCCCACCACTTCGCCACCGCGGGCGGCGGCCTGGGCGGCGGTGCCTGCAAGCTGGTTGGCCTGGCGGGCGGTGTCGGCAGACTGGGTGACGGTGGCGGTGAGTTCCTCCATGCTCGATGCGGTTTCTTCGAGGTTGGCGGCGGTTTGTTCGGTGCGGGCAGAGAGGTCGTGGTTGCCGTTGGCGATTTCGATGGAGGCGGAGGAGACGGAGTCCACGCCCTGGCGCACTTCGCTGACCACGCCGCGCAGGCGGGCGGACATGTCGGAGAGGGCGCGCAGCATCTGGCCGAGTTCGTCTTTGCGGCTGGAGTGCAACTCGCGGGTGAGGTCGCCTGCGGCGATGGCGTTGGCGGTTTCTACCGCCTGCCGCAGCGGCTCGGTGATCGAGCGCACCAGCCACCAGGCCGCCAGCGCGCCCAGGGCAAACACCAGCAGGGCCGTAAAGCCGCTGATCACCCCGGCACGGATGCGCTGGGCTGTGGCCTCTTCGCGCACGGCGTCACGGCGGCGTTCCAGCACGGCGATGAAATCGTCCTGCGTCTTGAGGTAGCGCGCCACCATGGGCGTGAGCTGCTCGTCGGCGTAGCGCTGGGTTTCCACGCCGTCGCCTGCGCCCTTGAGCTCCCAGGTTTTGGCTGTGGCCGCCAGAACCAGTTTGCGCTCGGCCAGCACCTTGTCGAGCGCGGCCTTTTCT from Acidovorax sp. DW039 harbors:
- the trkA gene encoding Trk system potassium transporter TrkA, yielding MKIIILGAGRVGETVADSLVSERNDITVIDTDAERLRDLESRFDLRGVVGNGIEPAVLAEAGAQDTDMLIACAAQDETNLVCCKIAQLLFHIPTRIARVRSTGLEGDERLLGAEGFAVDRIICPEESLTRYIGKLIDYPEAMQVREFAGGRACLVSVRAQLGAPMVGGTIAELRASAPDVAVRLVAIYRRFPDEPDRFVACAGDTRIEPGDEVFVLAAQEHIAHVLSALHRRNAAPASPVHRIMIAGGGRVGLRLAQQLGQQGRFHVKVIESDPQRCVELASVLPPDVLVLQGDTTDEDLLGDEGVEEVDLFLALTDDDEDNIMSCLLAKRMGASRVLALINRRSYADLMHGTQIDIALSPAQAMLGELLAFVRQGDVQAVHSLRRGVAEALEIVVRGDRKTSRVVGRKVSDLALPRDVHMGLIVRGLPDGAQAVSEIGEPGEGQEAAQAAGLPAPQVIIPRSSTVLESNDHVVFFLPHKRLVREVEKLFRVSATFF
- the holA gene encoding DNA polymerase III subunit delta; translated protein: MQVALAQLHTHLQKGLAPLYVLHGDEPLLQQEAADAIRATARTQGYTERSSYTVAGAHFDWSAVLAAGGSLSLFADKQIVEIRIPSGKPGKDGSVALQQVAESARGNDSTLTMVMLPRLDKATKTGAWFAALEGNGISIQIDPIERGQLPQWIAQRLAAQGQRVVAGEEGQRTLQFFADRVEGNLLAAHQEIQKLALLHPAGELTQAQVEAAVLNVARYDVFKLSESVLAGQTGRVQRMLDGLQAEGEAEVLVHWALAEDIRALKRVKDAMNAGKPLPMALRENRIWGPKERLFERILPKASDAALARLLQSAHIVDGIVKGLKVPDWPQDGWQALQRLAFQLCRLTSAAR
- a CDS encoding FAD-binding oxidoreductase; translated protein: MAPADFTLRPSQGSRPLRLPHDDATNGWSAILPPRTPRPALQGDVQADWLVLGAGFAGLAAARRLAELRPHAHIVVVDAGTVGNNASGRNSGFAIDVPHNIGSSLEELRQAAHYQALLTAGMNDLERLVAQHRIDCQWRRAGKYHCAVSPAAERTLQHHVDELRALGAPHELLDRNALAARLGTRYFAAGLYTPGTVLLNPAALCRGLADALPANVTLHEQTPVQRLDLSSGKVVAHTPHGRVRAPQLLLAANGFAQQLGLFGSAWGAETFPLVTFGSLTAPLTPEQRSRLGAPEGWGVTPASAVTGATLRYTDDHRILVRQGFEYAPHFRVSPAVRERVRREHAAVFAARFPQLGDVALEHFWEGSIAITRNGAPRWGRLAPQVHGVAGCNGAGVVKFTALGALAADLALGQDHPLLAHALALGGPTRMPPQPFMGLGVRAYIAREKWLGRAEI
- a CDS encoding methyl-accepting chemotaxis protein; this translates as MQLDNISVSRKLWFAFLGLMVAMAVVSGVAQNRGNSTMARAMDAVVEIDARVVAAVRWRGATETAVNMVMGGAVTTDAVLAQQYDARVKEIIGGINKIQESIVASATEPEEKAALDKVLAERKLVLAATAKTWELKGAGDGVETQRYADEQLTPMVARYLKTQDDFIAVLERRRDAVREEATAQRIRAGVISGFTALLVFALGALAAWWLVRSITEPLRQAVETANAIAAGDLTRELHSSRKDELGQMLRALSDMSARLRGVVSEVRQGVDSVSSASIEIANGNHDLSARTEQTAANLEETASSMEELTATVTQSADTARQANQLAGTAAQAAARGGEVVGQVVTSMQQITESSRKISDIIGVIDGIAFQTNILALNAAVEAARAGEQGRGFAVVASEVRNLAGRSAEAAKEIKTLIGKSVENVESGSEQVAQAGKTMDEIVASVRRVSDLIGEITASSTEQRDGIAQVNQAVANLDQMTQQNAALVEESTAAAASMRDQAQRLAEVVAVFNVGSSGSARAAIPAPAPAPRPTPAQRFAPAPAKAVAAPKAAPAAKLTSSAKAPAPAKAAAPAPAAGKGSDDEWESF
- a CDS encoding glutamate-5-semialdehyde dehydrogenase, which codes for MNALNVAEYTQSLGLQAKTASALMAKAPAAIKNKALLALARLLREQTEALQVDNARDLDRARAAGLAEPMVDRLKLSPKVLETCAQGCEQLAAMADVIGEIIGMKQQPSGIRVGQMRVPIGVFGMIYESRPNVTIEAASLSIKSGNACILRGGSEAIDSNRALAKLVQQALAEAGLPQDAVQLVQTTDREAVGQLIAMPEFVDVIIPRGGKGLIERISREAKVPVIKHLDGNCHTYVDDPCDIAMAVKVADNAKTNKYSPCNASEGLLVARGVAAEFLPKIGAVYAAKGVEMRGCPESLAILQSVAGAKLVAATEQDWSEEYLAPIISVKVVAGVDEAIAHINRYGSHHTDAILTRDHMHAQQFLREVDSASVMVNASTRFADGFEFGLGAEIGISTDKFHARGPVGIEGLTSLKYVVLGEGEVRS